The DNA region AAGAGAAGTGTGATCAGCGAGCCCAACCCAAACATTTATTGTAAACTTTAAATGGAATCCGGATATGAATGACACAGAAGGGAGACACTTCCTCACAGAAAGGAGAATACCACATAGTATCCTAGAGTCTGGCAGATATCACAAGGCCGGGCCAGAATAAGTGCCAAGCCCCACGCAGGCACAACACCAAGCAAAGCCTGACTGCTGCCCTTTTGGATGTCTTGTAGGGGATGGGGCCTGAACTCAGCAGGCTCGGCTAGGCTCCCAAGGGCGCGCCATCTCACAGGGCGGCCGGCAGCAATAGGGATAGGAGGCGTTGAGGTCGGGGTCGGAGGGCGCATACCCTGGCAGTTCCACAGACGGGTGCCCGCCACAGCACACCTCCACGCCCGCCTCGTCAAACGCGTGGAAGACGCCCACGTTGATGTAGGACACAGCGTGGTGTGCCGCGAAGCTCGCGCAATCTCCTGGGGTGGTGAAGTTGGACTCCTCCGGGGATAGGATGGAGGCCTCGCTGGGCCGTGGCTGCAGCCGCCGCCCCCTTTTGCCCCGGCGGCCACGCCGGGTCCGGGAGGCTAGCGGCTGAGCGCGGAGCCCGGGTCCGCCCCGCGGTCGCGCCAAAGATCGGCTTGCCCTCCGGCGGCCCCGGCGGCCGCGCCGGGCCTGCGACGACTTGTAGTTCTTGACCAGCAGGAGGCTGAGCAGGCCCAGCAGGCACTCGAGCGAGTTGAATACAGTGGAGAGCACCAGGCCGCGCTGGTAGTCCTTCAGCTGGCGGCATTTGGCGGTCGTGTTGCTGTCCAGGTTGCTGCGGGAGCGCTGCGTGCTAGTGCCTGGGGCTACAGAGCCAGCGGCCGGGCCAGGGCCAGCGGCCGGCGTGCGCGGGGGCAGGCAATAGTGGGAGTACTTGCGTTCCACCAGGGACACTGTGTCGCCGTCGATCACTGCTCCCGCAAAGGCGCTGAGAACCCCGAGCATGAAGACCAGGACGCCTAGGAGCAGCAGGTTTTGGCTGTTCACCGGCCCGGAGGGCCCGGCAGCCGCCCGCGTTTCTCCAGGAGAGGGCTCCGGGGCGCCCGCCGGAGATGCTGGGACCCTGAGTCCCGGGCCCGGCCTGGCCCCTGACCCGGCGAGGGGCGCCTCCCGGGGCCCGCAGCACAGCAGGGCGGCGCCGAGCAGAGAGAGGCCGGCGGCCAACAGCAACCCCGAGTAAAAGGCTCCGGCGGCCGCCCCTAGCCGGAACGGCTCCCCGCGCAGCTCAGAGCCCAGTGAGAAGCACTTGAGGCCGACCGCGGCGGCGCTGAGCGCGCAGGCGAGCAGCAGGCAGGAGGAAAGCGCGGCGCAGGCCCCGCGGACGCTCCACTTCATCCTCCGCGCCGGAGCCGGCCCGCACCCGGCGCGcccgccgccgcccgccgccgcccccgccgccTGCGCCTCCTCCCGGCGCCGCGCGGCCGGACCGCCggcctcctcttcatcctcccgCGTCCTCCCGGGCTCGCGCCGCTGTTCCTGGAGCCCGCATCCTCCgcctcccgccgccgccgccgccgccgccgcgacCCCGCACCGGGAACCGAGCCGGTGCGGAAAACCGCAAGGTGCGCGCGCCCCCTCCCCAGACCGCGGAGCTGATCCCCGGACGCGCGGCCCCCTCACCCGCGGCCCCGCGCGCCTCTCCCTGACGCCACCCTCCGCGGCCTCCTCCCGACCCTTTGGTCCCCCGGACGCCCCTCCGGCCCTCCCCTAGGAGAGGGGGCCCTCGTTAAGTCTCCGCCTTCCTGCCCTCCCCCTGCCAATGCAGCGTCCAGCGCTCGCCGCCTTAGGAACTCCACCGGGCCTCCTTCTCCTGGGACCCCCTGGGCCCCACCCACAGGACCTCCCGCCTCTGCACGCCCTGAGTTCGCTTTTCCTAGTCCATAGGGCAGCTTGTCTCCACGCCCACCTGACTGGGACGGGAATACCGAAGAAGTTAGTGGGGTTTCAGCAATAAATAGGTATGAGGAGAGCCTGGAGGAAGAAATGGGGAAGGGGAATATGTTcagaaggaatggaggagagTGAGTAGGGTATTCGGGGATGGAGGACGAAGTGTGTTTCTTTGGGAAGTGCTGGCATGTAGgggtgtgtgttgtgtgcgtgTATGAAGGGTATGCGTAGAATGTATATAGTATGTGAGGGTGGTGTGCACGAATGTATTTTGTGGCGGGGAGCGGTGTGCATTCCAAGAAGTGTTTGGGTGGACACAGTGTATGGGCAATGTCCAGGCGtacggtgtgtgtgtgatgtggtgaaTATGTAGGAAAAGGTGTTGCCTTGAGGTGTGGATAGAGTATTGTAGGTGTTCGGGGATTGTGAATAGGATATGCGGGAGAACTGGCCAGATATTTCTCTCAGAGGACCAGCCATGGAGCAAGGCCAGGATGAAGTAAGTCTTGGGAGAACCTTGGGTGAGTTCAGCTTTGAGTCCAGTTCCGTTTTCAGATCTGGCAGAAAAATTCCTCACACTCAAGTGAATAAATTCTGCCTGCGCTATAGTGCGCGAGAAGGGAGAATGCTGTAGGAGCTCAAATCTGGACTTGGACCACTGGAAGCCTCCCTCCAGCAACCTCACCCTGGCCCGCAGTCCCGGGTGTGGGTGATTTAGGCCGCCTGCGCAGCAGCTTCGGAACTGCTGGAACCGCCGGTTGCCTTAGCTATGCCTTAAGCTGGGGCTGGAAGAAGCCGGTGTGGGCGCAGGGATGAGGGAGTGGTGGAGAGAACGCGCCTGCGCACCGGCCTTTCCCACAGCAGGTTCAAGTCAGGAAAAGGCCTAGGgactttactatttttttttttttttgctccttaAGGTCAGAGATCCTTCCAAAACCAAGCACTGTAGTGCCTGGGGAAGCCGCGCCCATGTGTCCAAGGCAGCTTGGGGGCTCTTGCCCACCCTTCCGGGAAGCCACTTGCTAGTGGGTGTATATGGAAGCCTTCCAAATACTCCCGGACGTTTGCGTGGGCTTCACTTCGGGCCATAGACTTCAGAAAGAGCGAGCCTGCCTCTCTGTATTTTTAGCAGGAGGAGCAGAATTTGAAACAGCAGCATACTGGTCCTGCGCCTGGTGAAGGATGACTCGCCAGAAAGCAAAGGCGCAGCCCTACCTCCTCGAGCTTGGCATGTGGCCCAGGAGGCTCTGCGAGCCCTTGTAAGTGTAAGGATCGTGGCGCCCACGCTTGAGAGCAAGCTTAGTGCAAACTTCCAACAGTACTTCCAGTTTCCAGGGAAACGAGATTTGGAGCTGCTGCGCATTGCAGAGCTGCCTCTCTGCTCTTCACATGGGACCCCTGTGGCTGGCTGGTCTTGGGGAGCAAGGAACTGAAGCCACCTTATCCTTGAAGGGTGAGGTCCGATCTTAAGATGGAAGAATTGAGTTCTGGGGATATGTTCTACCCTCAGAGCACTGTTCTGGGTTGCTTCTCCTCTAGATGGGCACTACCACCCCTTAACAATCTTTCCATTTCTGTACTCACCACAGGGCCCATAACACGATGTTTCTCTTTTTAGGGTATATCACACTCCGTAATGATCCTCACCTGACATTGCCTCTTCATTTCTCAGATTTTACTATCATATCTTAATTGCTTCAGTTTTGTCTGAAGCCTGTCTGATCCGATGCATTCAATACTGAAAGCTTTCAGGAACTTTCTTTTACTCACAGGACAACCGGCGAGGTAGGTCCCATGTTATCCCCAGTAGGACTTTCCATTAGTAAATCAGTGACTGGAATTGGGTCAGAAACCCAGGCTCTGTGCGCAGGCAGCTTCCCCAGCTGCCTTCCAGATTCCAACTGTTGCAGAGGATCCCCAGGGTGCAGGAATTCCCTGTAATACAAATTATCTTTCCTATCCGGTGGGACTGGAAATGGCCAGGTAAGGGCAGTTCCAACTATTTCTGGGGATAGCTAAgtttgtacatgtgtctgtgatgCTCTTTGGGGAGCATGGGGGCAGTAACAGCCCGCAAACGGGGAGCTGTCTCTTCAGTGTTAGGGATGCATGCAGTGGACAATCTTTTTTGCCTGGTTTCAGTGCCTTTCAGATTTGTCCAAACTCTTGCATGAATCGATTGATTATACTTATTGCTGAATAGAATCCTAGTAAAAATGGATAGTGTTTATCCATTTACGACATGATGGACATTCCAGCTTTTTCTATGGGGCTGCTGAGCCAGTATCATGCAGGCTTAAGTCATTATGAGTGTGTTTCCAACTCGTTAGATGTGCCCTAGATATGGGGTTGCTGGGCTGCACCACACATTACATTTATCTTTCAAGACAGAAGAATTGTTTTTCATTCCCCCATGCCATATGTGTACACTCCTGGGTTGTATTCTTAGCAACACAGGGTGCTGCCAGCTTCCCTAGT from Mastomys coucha isolate ucsf_1 unplaced genomic scaffold, UCSF_Mcou_1 pScaffold22, whole genome shotgun sequence includes:
- the Tmem271 gene encoding transmembrane protein 271 is translated as MKWSVRGACAALSSCLLLACALSAAAVGLKCFSLGSELRGEPFRLGAAAGAFYSGLLLAAGLSLLGAALLCCGPREAPLAGSGARPGPGLRVPASPAGAPEPSPGETRAAAGPSGPVNSQNLLLLGVLVFMLGVLSAFAGAVIDGDTVSLVERKYSHYCLPPRTPAAGPGPAAGSVAPGTSTQRSRSNLDSNTTAKCRQLKDYQRGLVLSTVFNSLECLLGLLSLLLVKNYKSSQARRGRRGRRRASRSLARPRGGPGLRAQPLASRTRRGRRGKRGRRLQPRPSEASILSPEESNFTTPGDCASFAAHHAVSYINVGVFHAFDEAGVEVCCGGHPSVELPGYAPSDPDLNASYPYCCRPPCEMARPWEPSRAC